The Budorcas taxicolor isolate Tak-1 chromosome 5, Takin1.1, whole genome shotgun sequence genome includes a window with the following:
- the ASCL4 gene encoding achaete-scute homolog 4 yields MMEKRPQAGLLTLPHHLRQVPLGVPRSLPRLPLRDSFRVSASLDPAGWERALGGGGGAPRRPYLPLRLDGAFEPAFLRKRNERERQRVRCVNEGYARLRDHLPRELADKRLSKVETLRAAIGYIKQLQEVLERHARAQEGAAGASSSRRAECNSDGESKASSAPSPSSEPEDGAS; encoded by the coding sequence ATGATGGAGAAACGTCCACAGGCCGGACTGCTGACCCTGCCGCATCACCTGCGCCAGGTGCCTCTGGGCGTGCCGAGGTCCCTGCCCCGCCTCCCCCTGCGGGACTCCTTCAGAGTCTCCGCGAGTCTGGACCCCGCGGGTTGGGAGCGGGctctcggcggcggcggcggcgccccgAGGCGGCCCTACCTGCCCCTACGCCTGGACGGCGCCTTCGAGCCCGCCTTCCTCCGCAAGCGCAACGAGCGCGAGCGGCAGCGGGTGCGCTGCGTGAACGAGGGGTACGCGCGCCTCCGAGACCACCTGCCCCGAGAGCTGGCGGACAAGCGCCTCAGCAAAGTGGAGACTCTCCGCGCCGCCATCGGCTACATCAAGCAGCTCCAGGAGGTGCTGGAGCGCCATGCACGGGCACAGGAGGGTGCGGCCGGTGCCAGCTCCTCGCGCAGGGCCGAATGCAACAGCGACGGCGAGTCCAAGGCCTCATCGGCGCCTTCGCCCAGCAGCGAGCCCGAGGACGGGGCCAGCTAG